One part of the Synergistales bacterium genome encodes these proteins:
- a CDS encoding amidohydrolase: MEAKHDADGVLGPKLFEEAEGLAEDLTAWRREFHQFPELAFEERITSSRVAKILSSIPGMQVTHGVEGAPTAVIGVLRGDIPGKALMLRADMDALALEEETGLPFASCMPGVMHACGHDGHIATLLGAAILLAGRAEELQHPVVVVFQPAEEGKGGAKTLVQAGILEEYRIGYALGLHFWPRLEYGALFSRRGPITAISDRFHLEIRGTGSHAATPHLGVDPIIIASHVLLAMQHLTSREISSKDSAVISVGQLEAGEAYNIIPERVHLWGTLRAFDGEIRNYLQKRLEGMVPDVARAFRGVGQVDYIRNYPQVLNDELLTASILEKSDIFFGKDAVHELDIPLLAGEDFAFYSLEVPSCFMLLGTGAEFGLHHPRYTLPEEILPLAAAWEAYLALTVEL; encoded by the coding sequence ATGGAAGCGAAGCATGATGCAGATGGTGTGTTAGGCCCGAAACTCTTTGAAGAGGCCGAAGGTTTGGCCGAGGATCTCACGGCGTGGCGGCGGGAGTTCCATCAATTCCCCGAATTGGCGTTCGAGGAACGGATCACGTCCTCCCGGGTGGCCAAGATCCTCTCCTCGATTCCCGGGATGCAGGTGACCCATGGGGTGGAGGGGGCTCCCACGGCGGTGATCGGTGTGCTCCGGGGCGATATCCCCGGGAAGGCGCTGATGCTGCGGGCCGACATGGATGCCCTGGCTCTGGAAGAGGAGACGGGGCTCCCCTTTGCTTCCTGTATGCCTGGTGTGATGCACGCCTGCGGACACGACGGTCACATCGCCACACTGCTCGGTGCGGCGATCCTCCTGGCCGGACGCGCCGAGGAGCTGCAGCACCCGGTGGTGGTTGTCTTTCAGCCCGCCGAGGAAGGAAAGGGCGGAGCCAAGACCCTGGTCCAGGCGGGCATTCTGGAGGAGTACCGTATCGGATACGCCCTGGGACTCCATTTCTGGCCCAGGCTGGAGTACGGGGCCCTGTTCAGCCGCCGCGGGCCGATCACGGCCATCTCGGACCGTTTCCACCTGGAGATCAGGGGGACGGGTTCCCATGCGGCGACGCCCCACCTCGGCGTGGATCCGATCATCATCGCCTCCCACGTTCTTCTTGCGATGCAGCATCTGACCAGCAGGGAGATCAGTTCGAAGGACAGCGCGGTCATCTCTGTGGGGCAGCTTGAAGCGGGTGAGGCCTACAACATCATCCCCGAGCGTGTCCATCTCTGGGGGACACTGCGTGCCTTCGACGGGGAGATCCGGAACTACCTGCAGAAACGGCTGGAGGGAATGGTCCCCGATGTGGCCAGGGCCTTCCGCGGGGTTGGCCAGGTGGACTACATCCGGAACTATCCGCAGGTGCTCAATGACGAACTGCTCACGGCTTCGATACTGGAAAAGAGCGATATCTTTTTCGGGAAGGATGCCGTACACGAGCTCGACATCCCTCTCCTCGCCGGAGAGGACTTCGCCTTTTATTCCCTGGAGGTTCCCTCCTGTTTTATGCTTCTCGGTACAGGCGCGGAGTTCGGGCTGCATCACCCCAGATACACGCTCCCGGAGGAGATTCTGCCGTTGGCCGCAGCCTGGGAAGCCTATCTCGCCCTGACGGTGGAACTGTGA
- a CDS encoding AMP-binding protein: MEDYNYMYQRRIDEEVYRLNMADSAAPVFWWNNEWWSHCAFRQLIDQCAVQLERGGLRAGGRIALLLPNSPVFLALCMAAWRLGATVVPVNGMAGREAILEILEHAEASALFLPETREGRGCGEGIAPDARIPVNYVDLEGHTEECRIGSRGTANDGDVAVIFFTSGTSGTPKAVRITHENLIDNARSAVSHVEGLRPGETMVNALPNFHALGFSTCGVLPLLSEMRQVLLPTFMPAEKTLSAMRAADATVMVAVPTMISLLLGAVGRAGEGPETLRLLVSGGDRMPVALDARCRELLGIGVLEGYGLTETSPVVSVNRSYTDRKLGTVGPLLPGYDYRVLDEDGREVLCGEPGVLHLKGPLVAGGYFKNPELDAKQFRDSWFVTDDIVTMDEDGYLSIVDRASDLIIVGGFNVYPRDVERVLDSHAAVETSAVVGMPHSVSGQIVQAFVKGRPGREASERELIAYCRSRLAHYKVPRRVRWVDEFPRSSVGKILKHQLLERA; the protein is encoded by the coding sequence TTGGAGGACTACAATTATATGTACCAGCGTCGTATAGATGAAGAGGTGTACCGGCTGAATATGGCGGATTCGGCCGCCCCGGTATTCTGGTGGAACAACGAATGGTGGTCCCACTGTGCGTTCCGGCAGCTGATCGATCAGTGCGCGGTTCAGCTGGAGCGCGGAGGTTTGCGTGCCGGAGGGCGTATCGCGCTCCTTTTGCCGAATTCGCCTGTCTTTCTGGCGCTCTGTATGGCCGCCTGGAGACTCGGCGCCACGGTGGTGCCGGTGAACGGCATGGCGGGAAGGGAAGCGATCCTCGAGATCCTCGAGCATGCAGAAGCAAGCGCTCTCTTTCTTCCCGAGACACGGGAAGGACGCGGCTGCGGCGAAGGGATCGCCCCGGATGCCCGGATTCCCGTCAACTATGTTGACCTCGAGGGACATACCGAGGAGTGCCGCATCGGCTCCAGAGGTACTGCCAACGATGGAGACGTGGCGGTGATCTTTTTTACGTCCGGCACGTCGGGAACGCCGAAGGCGGTCCGTATTACCCACGAAAACCTGATTGACAATGCCCGTTCGGCGGTGTCCCATGTTGAAGGGCTTCGTCCCGGCGAAACCATGGTGAATGCGCTGCCCAACTTTCATGCCCTGGGGTTTTCCACCTGCGGCGTGCTGCCTCTGCTTTCGGAAATGCGGCAGGTGCTGCTCCCTACGTTCATGCCTGCCGAGAAGACACTGAGCGCCATGCGCGCCGCCGATGCGACGGTAATGGTGGCTGTCCCGACGATGATCTCCCTGCTTCTCGGAGCGGTGGGGCGCGCCGGTGAGGGGCCCGAGACACTCCGATTGCTTGTTTCGGGGGGAGACAGAATGCCGGTGGCCCTGGATGCCCGGTGTCGGGAGTTGCTGGGGATCGGGGTGCTGGAAGGCTATGGATTGACGGAGACCTCCCCGGTGGTGAGTGTGAATCGCTCCTACACCGATCGGAAACTTGGTACCGTCGGCCCGTTGCTGCCCGGCTACGACTACCGCGTGCTCGACGAGGACGGTCGGGAGGTTCTCTGCGGGGAGCCGGGGGTTCTGCATCTGAAGGGGCCGTTGGTAGCCGGAGGATACTTTAAAAATCCGGAATTGGATGCAAAGCAATTTCGTGATAGCTGGTTTGTGACCGACGATATTGTTACAATGGACGAAGATGGCTATCTCTCTATCGTTGACCGGGCCTCCGATCTGATTATCGTGGGAGGATTCAATGTCTATCCCCGCGATGTGGAGCGTGTTCTGGACAGCCATGCCGCCGTGGAGACGTCGGCGGTTGTCGGCATGCCCCACAGCGTCAGCGGGCAGATTGTGCAGGCCTTTGTCAAAGGACGCCCCGGCAGGGAGGCCTCGGAACGGGAGTTGATCGCCTACTGCCGCTCCCGCCTTGCCCACTACAAGGTGCCCCGGAGGGTGAGATGGGTTGACGAATTCCCCCGTTCCAGTGTGGGGAAAATCCTGAAACATCAGCTGCTTGAACGTGCCTGA
- the citC gene encoding [citrate (pro-3S)-lyase] ligase: MFDSHEVRIYKGLTERRKSRLSRFLESHGLTYEGDPDATVMVEDQEGLLLATGSLEGNVIRMVAVDPACQEAGLSGIVISRLIETAREEGKTVLFVFTTPQSEDRFKGFGFKEIARYDPYVVLLEMGHPGIDAFADYLRANRAATAPGETVGGVVVNCNPFTLGHQYLISYAAERCAHLYVIVVRADLSLFPFAHRIELVREGTKHLPNVTVLESGNYAVSPATFPAYFLKSQDAVHKAYVQTRLDVTLFANLFCRELGITKRFVGTEPYCPVTSQYNKAMKEILPPRGIALEEIERKSLPGGDPISASTVRNYIREGKWELLRGFLPEPTMNYLEAPETEGIIERIKASRSRH; this comes from the coding sequence ATGTTCGATTCCCATGAAGTGCGTATCTACAAGGGCCTGACGGAGCGCCGGAAGAGCCGTCTCTCGCGATTTCTGGAGAGCCATGGGCTGACCTATGAAGGGGATCCCGATGCTACGGTGATGGTGGAAGACCAGGAGGGGCTTCTGCTGGCCACCGGTTCTCTGGAAGGTAACGTGATCCGCATGGTCGCCGTGGATCCCGCCTGTCAGGAGGCCGGTCTTTCGGGTATCGTCATCTCCCGGCTTATTGAAACGGCGCGGGAGGAGGGGAAGACGGTTCTCTTTGTGTTCACCACCCCCCAGTCGGAAGATCGATTCAAGGGGTTCGGGTTCAAGGAGATCGCCCGATACGATCCCTATGTGGTCCTCCTCGAGATGGGTCATCCCGGGATCGATGCCTTCGCCGACTACCTCCGTGCGAACCGTGCGGCGACAGCGCCGGGGGAAACGGTGGGCGGGGTTGTGGTCAACTGCAATCCCTTCACCCTGGGACATCAGTACCTCATCTCCTACGCCGCCGAACGGTGCGCCCATCTCTATGTGATTGTCGTGCGGGCCGATCTGTCGCTGTTCCCCTTTGCCCACCGCATCGAGCTGGTTCGGGAGGGAACGAAACACCTTCCCAATGTTACGGTGCTCGAAAGCGGGAATTACGCCGTTTCCCCCGCGACCTTCCCTGCCTATTTTCTGAAAAGCCAGGATGCGGTGCACAAGGCCTATGTGCAAACCAGGCTGGATGTCACCCTCTTCGCCAACCTCTTCTGCAGGGAACTGGGGATCACAAAACGATTCGTCGGCACGGAGCCCTACTGTCCCGTTACATCGCAGTACAACAAGGCGATGAAGGAGATCCTGCCGCCCCGGGGGATTGCTCTGGAAGAGATCGAGCGGAAGAGCCTCCCCGGTGGTGATCCCATCTCCGCTTCAACGGTGCGGAACTATATCCGGGAGGGCAAATGGGAGCTTCTGCGCGGTTTCCTGCCGGAACCGACGATGAACTATCTGGAAGCACCGGAGACAGAGGGGATTATCGAGAGGATCAAGGCCAGCCGATCCCGGCACTGA